One window of Paenibacillus sp. FSL K6-3182 genomic DNA carries:
- a CDS encoding ArsB/NhaD family transporter has product MHDLMIIMTISAFLLTISFIFWRPQVNEAIPATIGAAVVLLSGSVSLSDLGQITETISGAAVTIIATIVMAIVLESFGFFYWAAELLTKKARGSGIRLFWLTNLFCFLMTLFVNNDGSILITTPILLLLLQNMGLKKHQKIPYLLSGALIATASSAPIGVSNIVNLIALKIVHMDLYMHTAMMFVPASLGLVLLSLLLFAVFYRTLPKTLPPASRWNLMPGGHPLKETLPKENRNRFMRNILIFVFCVRISLFVASYIHFPVAAMAVIGSALLLGWRWYHLKISPADMLKKTPWYILIFAFSMYVIIYGLNNIGLTDWLIHLMQPLISGSLVHASVLMGGLLSVLSNLFNNHPALMVGTITLMNMGLDPLTLKIAYLASVIGSDIGSLLLPIGTLATLMWMHIVRKGGVPISWVQYLKVTSIVIPITVVFTLILLSYWVYWVF; this is encoded by the coding sequence ATGCATGACTTAATGATCATTATGACCATTTCCGCGTTCCTTCTAACAATCAGCTTCATCTTCTGGCGACCGCAGGTCAATGAAGCGATACCCGCAACAATCGGAGCTGCAGTCGTTCTTCTTAGCGGAAGCGTCTCGCTTTCCGATCTCGGTCAAATAACCGAAACGATAAGCGGGGCTGCGGTCACCATTATTGCTACCATCGTTATGGCCATTGTTTTAGAAAGCTTCGGTTTTTTCTACTGGGCAGCCGAGCTGCTCACCAAAAAAGCTCGCGGTTCCGGCATTCGTTTGTTTTGGCTAACAAACTTATTTTGTTTTCTCATGACGCTTTTTGTAAACAATGACGGAAGCATCTTAATTACAACGCCCATATTGCTGCTCTTGCTGCAAAATATGGGACTAAAAAAACATCAAAAAATACCTTATCTATTATCTGGCGCATTAATCGCAACGGCATCTAGTGCCCCTATCGGCGTAAGCAATATCGTCAATTTAATTGCGTTAAAAATTGTTCATATGGACCTCTACATGCATACCGCAATGATGTTCGTACCCGCTTCGCTTGGACTTGTCCTCTTGTCGCTCCTGCTGTTTGCCGTCTTCTATCGCACACTTCCAAAAACACTCCCTCCCGCTTCCAGGTGGAATCTTATGCCCGGCGGCCATCCGTTAAAGGAAACCTTGCCTAAAGAGAACCGCAACCGCTTCATGCGCAATATTCTTATTTTTGTATTCTGTGTTCGTATCAGCCTCTTTGTCGCATCCTACATCCACTTCCCCGTCGCTGCAATGGCTGTTATCGGATCTGCTCTTCTGCTAGGCTGGCGTTGGTACCACTTAAAAATTTCACCGGCGGACATGCTCAAAAAAACACCTTGGTATATACTCATATTCGCTTTCAGCATGTATGTGATCATTTATGGCCTTAACAATATCGGTTTAACGGATTGGCTTATTCATCTTATGCAGCCTCTCATCTCAGGAAGCCTGGTTCACGCCAGCGTTCTCATGGGCGGACTTTTAAGCGTACTCTCCAATTTATTCAACAACCATCCCGCACTTATGGTCGGTACGATTACACTAATGAATATGGGCCTTGATCCTCTAACGTTAAAAATTGCTTATCTCGCTAGTGTCATCGGCAGTGACATCGGTTCTCTCCTATTGCCAATTGGTACATTGGCAACGCTTATGTGGATGCATATCGTACGTAAAGGCGGGGTTCCAATTAGCTGGGTTCAGTATTTGAAGGTAACTTCAATCGTCATTCCGATTACCGTTGTATTCACGTTAATTCTATTATCGTATTGGGTATACTGGGTGTTCTAA
- a CDS encoding NUDIX hydrolase, with translation MEAKFCMSCGHELETRDVDGTMRRACTSCSFVHWGNYSIGVGALVVKDEKILLVRRAQEPGKGKWTNPGGYIEQLEAIQDTIEREVMEECGVQAIVKNVVALRDQPRNIHNLYVAFEMEYVSGEPTPDFVEVDAAGFFTLQELESMDVASFTQWLVDVAFHGQSQGLKIDRSPVLPLNGYGLFRV, from the coding sequence ATGGAAGCGAAATTTTGTATGTCATGCGGTCATGAGCTCGAAACCCGTGACGTTGACGGTACGATGAGGCGGGCTTGTACGAGCTGCAGCTTCGTTCATTGGGGAAATTATAGCATTGGTGTCGGGGCACTGGTCGTTAAGGATGAGAAAATTTTGCTCGTTCGCCGAGCGCAAGAGCCTGGAAAAGGTAAATGGACGAATCCTGGCGGCTATATTGAGCAGCTGGAAGCCATTCAAGACACGATTGAGCGAGAGGTTATGGAAGAGTGCGGCGTGCAAGCAATCGTAAAAAACGTCGTAGCACTGCGTGATCAGCCGAGAAATATACATAATCTGTACGTCGCATTTGAGATGGAATATGTGAGCGGAGAGCCTACCCCGGATTTTGTGGAGGTTGATGCTGCCGGTTTCTTCACCTTGCAGGAGCTGGAATCAATGGATGTTGCCAGCTTTACACAGTGGCTGGTTGATGTTGCTTTCCATGGACAATCACAGGGACTCAAGATAGATAGGTCGCCTGTCTTGCCTTTGAACGGTTATGGATTATTTCGAGTATAA
- a CDS encoding helix-turn-helix domain-containing protein, with amino-acid sequence MNMDLVPRIKIMGFIAYKSPWIHFKRNINEYVLYFIRSGELHIKEEKNHYVLRKGDLLILEPNLNHEGTAKHVCDYYYIHFEHSDIKAVYRDDMLALANYFIVEHDQSPFIEHKPTVNGIHPNHCYFPKYHTISDKTRFNLILSALNEMQKLYMRRYYNRSLTAFQFMQWLVELSREYFMDELKRKDRIHSKSVVKVNALLDYIHQNYQSKITGKDIELTFEGNYDYLNRAFKLVTGQSIIRYINAVRVNQAKQLIETTPLSIGEIGYLVGINDPYHFSKVFKKYVGLSPTQYFKQVWKSD; translated from the coding sequence ATGAACATGGATTTAGTGCCTCGCATAAAAATTATGGGGTTTATTGCTTACAAAAGCCCGTGGATTCATTTCAAACGAAATATAAATGAGTATGTGCTCTATTTCATCAGAAGTGGAGAACTCCATATTAAAGAGGAGAAAAATCATTATGTTCTGCGTAAAGGTGACTTGCTTATTCTTGAGCCCAATTTGAATCATGAAGGAACGGCAAAGCATGTTTGCGATTACTATTACATTCACTTTGAGCATTCAGATATTAAAGCTGTGTATAGGGATGATATGCTGGCTTTAGCCAATTACTTTATTGTTGAGCATGACCAGTCTCCGTTTATTGAGCATAAGCCTACCGTTAATGGAATCCATCCAAATCACTGCTACTTCCCCAAATACCATACGATTTCTGATAAAACCAGATTTAATCTCATCCTGAGTGCATTAAATGAAATGCAGAAGCTCTACATGCGCAGGTATTACAATAGAAGCCTAACTGCTTTTCAATTTATGCAATGGCTCGTTGAGCTCTCACGTGAGTATTTTATGGATGAGCTGAAGCGCAAAGACCGAATTCATTCGAAGTCGGTTGTTAAGGTTAACGCGCTGCTCGATTATATCCATCAAAACTATCAGAGCAAAATAACCGGCAAAGACATTGAGCTTACATTTGAAGGCAACTATGATTACTTAAACCGTGCCTTTAAGCTCGTTACCGGCCAATCGATCATTCGGTACATCAATGCGGTTCGAGTAAACCAAGCGAAACAATTGATTGAAACGACGCCGCTCAGCATAGGAGAAATCGGTTATCTAGTCGGGATCAACGATCCCTATCATTTCAGCAAAGTATTCAAAAAATATGTCGGCCTCTCACCTACTCAATATTTTAAGCAAGTATGGAAGAGCGACTAA